Genomic window (Pseudomonas hydrolytica):
ATGAGAATCACAGCGGTCAGGCTCATGCAGTTTTCTCCATACAGAACTGCGAATCGGGTGCTGGCATTCTAGCGGCAACGAAGCGGCCGGGCAGCGATATCCCGCACAGCGGCGAATAATGGCCTTTACACATAATGCGAAACATTTGCATTATGTCGCGGTTTACCAGGTACACCCGCGTACCACTCATATTCAGTACATGCAAAGGACCCCGCCATGATTCGTATGCCCCTGGCTTCGGCCAGCCTGCTGGCTATTGCCATTTCTCTCGCCGGTTGCGGCGACGACAAAGCTCCCGCCACTCAAGCCGCAGCTCCGGCGGCCAGCAGCGAGAGCACTGCAGCGGCCGGCGCGGCGCAGGTCGACGAGGCAGCGGCCAAGGCGGTGGTCAATCATTACGCCGACCTGGCGCTGGCCGTGTTCAGCGACGCTGCCAGCACCGGCAAGGCCCTGCAGAGCGCGGTCGACGCCCTGCTCGCCGACCCCAGCGAGGCCACTCTGAAGGCCGCCCGCGAAGCCTGGCTGGCTGCTCGCGTGCCTTACATGCAGACCGAAGTGTTCCGTTTCGGCAACCCGGTGGTGGACGAGTGGGAAGGCCAGCTCAACGCCTGGCCGCTGGACGAAGGCCTGATCGACTACGTCGCCGACGACTATCAGCACGCACTGGGCAACCCCGGCGCCCAGGCCAACATCATCGCCAACACCGAGATCCAGGTCGGTGAAGACAAGATCGACGTTGCCGAGATCACCGGCGAGCTGCTGGCCAGCCTCAACGAGCTGGGCGGCTCCGAAGCCAACGTCGCCACCGGTTACCACGCCATCGAGTTCCTGCTCTGGGGCCAGGACCTCAACGGCACCAACCCGGGCGCCGGCGAACGTCCCTACACCGATTACCTGGTTGGCGAAGGCGCCACCGGCGGCCACAACGAGCGCCGTCGCACCTACCTGAAAGTCGCTACCGACCTCTTGGTCAGCGACCTCAACGACATGGTCGAGCAGTGGAAGGATGGCGTCGAAGGCAACTATCGCAGCGAGCTGGTCGCCGACTCGGGCGAGAACGGTCTGCGCAAGATGCTGTTCGGCATGGGCAGCCTGTCCCTCGGCGAGCTGGCCGGCGAGCGCATGAAGGTCGCCCTCGAAGCCAACTCCACGGAAGACGAGCACGACTGCTTCAGCGACAACACCCACAACTCGCACTTCTATAACGGCAAGGGCATTCGCAACGTCTACCTGGGCGAGTACAAGAAGGTCGACGGCAGCACCCTGAGCGGCCCGAGCCTGTCGGAACTGGTGGCCAAGGTCGATGCCCAGGCCGATGCCAGCCTCAAGGCCGATCTGCAAGCGACCGAGGCCAAGCTGCAGGCTCTGGTCGACAGCGCCGAGAAGAACAACGTGCACTTCGACCAGCTGATCGCCGAGGACAACGCCGAAGGCCAGCAACTGGTACGCGACGCCATCGCCGCCCTGGTCAAGCAGACCGGCGCCATCGAGCAGGCCGCGGCCAAGCTGGGCATCAGCGACCTGAACCCGGACACTGCCGATCACGAGTTCTGATCGACGTAGCGGGCTGAAGAAGCCGGCGTCCCGATAAGGAGCGCCGGCTTTTTTGTGCCTCGTGCCTCGGTCCGCTCAGCCTCGCGCCACCGCGCTGCGGTATTCGCCGGGGCTGACGCCATAGGTCTGCTTGAACTGCCGCGACAGATGGCTCTGGTCGGCGAACCCCAGCTGCATGGCGACGCTGAGCGCCGAGCAGCCACTTCTGAGCAGCGTCCGCGCCTGCTCCAGACGACGCTGCCTGAGCCAGGCATGCGGTGGCAGACCGGTGGCCCGGCGGAATACCCGGGCGAAGTGAAAGGGTGAGAGATTGACCGCCGCCGCCAGCTCTTCCAGCGATGGCGGCTCGCTCAGCTGGCTGGCAAGCAGCTCCTTGGCCAAAGCCACCGCCCGCGGTTCCTGGCCGACGCCACGCGGCGCCGGCAGGCGCGCGTAACGCTGCAGCAGCTCGAGCATCGCCTCGCGCCACAGGGTCTGACGTTGCAGCGCCTCGCTGTGCGGATCCTCCAGCAGACGGTGCAGCGCACTCAGCCGCGACGCCAGGAGCGGATCATGGTGCACGCTGTCGTGGAACATGGGCGGTGCAGCCGGTGGCGACTCGAGTTCGGCCAGCAGCGCCTCGAAAGTACCGGGCTGCGGGTAGAACACCCGGTACTGCCAGCCTTGCTCGACCCCTTTGGAACCGGTATGCACCTCGTCCGGATTGAGCAAGGCGATGCTGCCGGCGCCCGCCAGGTGATCGACACCGCGATAGCGATAGCGCTCAGCACCGGCTTCGAGCACGGCGATCACATGACCGTCGTGCACGTGCGGGGCGAAACGATGTTCGACAAAGCGTGCGGACAACAGCTCCAAGCCGTGCAGATCGTCGCTGGCGCTGAACCGCGCGCGTTCGCTTCCCGTCAGTGGCTGCATGTTCAGCCGCCGAAGCGCGCTTCCAGGGCGGCGCGCACCTGCGGCCATTCCTGATCGGTGATGCTGTACAGCACCGTGTCGTCGAGACGGCCGTCGGCCAGGCGGCGATGGTTACGCAGCAGGCCCTCGCGGGCGGCGCCCAGCTTCTCGATGGCGCGTTGCGAGCGCAGGTTGCTGGCGGCGGTTTTCAGCTGCACACGGACCATGCCCCAGTTGTCGAAGGCATGCTTGAGCATCAGGTACTTGATGCTGGCGTTCAGCCCGCTGCCATGCTGGGCGCGATCGAGCCAGGTCCAGCCGATCTCGCAGGCCGGCAGGCTGTTCATGAAATCGCCGAAGCGAGTGGTGCCGACCAGCTGCTCGCCGAGACGGATGGCGAATGGCAGCGCGCGTTGCTCGCGCAGTTCGGCCAGTGCGCTGCGATACCAGTCCAGAGGCTGGGTACCGCTCATGTACAGCAGCTCGTCACGATTGGCCTCGGCCAACGCGACCAGGGCCGGGATATCGGCATCGGCCAGTGGCTCCAGGCGCAAGGCTCCTCGCTGCAGCGTGACCAATTGCGGTTTGAACATGCTTCCTCCTGGCGCGGTTGCAAGCCGACCACGCTATCAGCCCATCGCCTGCGGCACAATCGGACCGTTTCGCAAAGCGCGGTCGACACCCTGCGACCTTGGTCGCAGCCGACAGGCCGCGGCTTTGTGCAACACTGATGATTATCCGCCTCGCCCAGCAGCGCAGGCTTCTTCGTTCCACTCTGCGTTCCGGAGTTCGCATGTCGCTGTCCCCCGGGCTGATCGCCGCGGTCGCCCTGATCTACATGGCCATTCTCTTCGCCATCGCGTTCTATGGCGATCGCCGCGGCACGCCCATGCCGCCGAAGGTTCGCGCCTGGGTCTACTCGCTGTCCCTGGCGGTCTACTGCACCAGCTGGACCTTCTTCGGCGCGGTGGGTCAGGCCGCCGAGCAACTGTGGTCGTTCCTGCCGATCTACCTCGGCCCGACCATTCTGCTGCTGACCATGCCCTGGGTGCTACAGAAGATGGTGATGATCAGCAAGCAGGAGAACATCACCTCCATCGCCGACTTCATCGCCGCGCGCTATGGCAAGTCCCAGTCCCTGGCCGTGGTGGTGGCGCTGATCTGTCTGGTCGGCGTACTGCCGTACATCGCCCTGCAGCTCAAGGGCATCGTGCTCGGCGTCAACCTGCTGATCGGCATCGATCCGCAGACCATCGGCACCAGCGCCCAGGACACGGCGCTGATCGTGTCGCTGGCCCTGGCGCTGTTCACCATCCTGTTCGGTACGCGCAACCTGGACGTTACCGAGCACCATCGCGGCATGGTGCTGGCCATCGCATTCGAGTCGCTGGTCAAGCTGCTGGCCTTCCTCGCCGTCGGTGCCTTCGTCACCTTCGGCCTGTACAACGGCGTGGGCGATCTGCTCGCCCAGGCCCGGGTCACCGCCGAACTGGACGACTTCTGGGCCAAGCCGGTCAACTGGCCGGCGATGCTGGTACAGACCGGCATGGCGATGATCGCCATCGTCTGCCTGCCACGGCAGTTCCACGTCACCGTGGTGGAGAACATCGAACCCAAGGACCTGCGTCTGGCGCGCTGGGTATTCCCCGCCTACCTGATGCTGGCCGCACTGTTCGTCGTGCCCATCGCCCTGGCCGGGCAGATGCTGCTGCCGGCGGGCATCACCCCGGACTCCTTCGTTATCAGCCTGCCCCTGGCCGAGGCCCATCCGAGCCTGGCGGTGCTGGCCTTCATCGGCGGTGCCTCGGCGGCCACCGGCATGGTGATCGTCGCGTCCGTGGCCCTGTCGACCATGATTTCCAACGACATGCTGCTGCCCTGGCTGCTGCGCCGGCAGAGCACCGAGCGACCGTTCGAGGCCTTCCGCCACTGGATGCTCACCGCCCGCCGGGTCAGCATCGTGCTGATCCTGTTGCTGGCCTACGTCTGCTATCGCCTGCTCGGCGAGGGCACCAGCCTGGCCACCATCGGTCAGGTGTCGTTCGCCGCCATCGGCCAGCTGGCGCCGGCCATGTTCGGCGCCCTGGTGTGGAAACAGGCCAACCGCCGCGGCGTGTTCGCCGGGCTGATCTTCGGCGCCATACTGTGGTTCTACACCCTGGTCCTGCCGCTGGCGGCACGCGGCATGGGCTGGTCGCTGGAAAGTTTCCCCGGCCTGACCACCCTGCTCTACGCGCCCCTCGGCCTGCAGGTGGATCCGCTGACCCGAGGCGTGGTGCTGTCGCTGGCCGGCAACCTACTGTTGTTTGCCTGGGTCTCGTGGTTCTCGCGCACCCGGGTGTCCGAGCACTGGCAGGCCGGGCGTTTCATCGGTCATGACCTGGGTACCAAGCCCAGCAACCGTAGCCTGCTGGCGGTGCAGGTGGAGGACCTGCTGGCGCTCGCCAGCCGCTTCGTCGGCGAGGAACGTGCCCGGCAGAGCTTCGCCCGCTTCGCCCTGCGTCAGGGCAAGGGCAAGGACTTCGACCCCAACCAGCCGGCCAACAGCGAATGGATCGCCCATACCGAGCGCCTGCTGGCCGGCGTGCTCGGCGCCTCCTCGACCCGTGCGGTGGTCAAGGCCGCCATCGAAGGCCGCGAGATGCAGGTCGAAGACGTGGTGCGCATCGTCGACGAGGCCTCGGAAGTCCTGCAGTTCAACCGCGCCCTGCTGCAGGGGGCGATCGAGAACATCACCCAAGGCATCAGCGTGGTCGACCAGAACCTGCGCCTGGTGGCCTGGAACCACCGCTACCTGGAGCTGTTCGACTACCCCGACGGGCTGATCTACGTCGGCCGCCCCATTGCCGAGATCATCCGCTTCAACGCCGAGCGCGGCATGCTCGGCAGCGGCGACGTCGAAGAGAACGTCGCCAAGCGCCTGTACTGGATGCGTCAGGGCACCGCGCACAGCTACGAACGGGTGTTCCCCAACGGCCGGGTGATCGAGCTGATCGGCAACCCCATGCCCGGCGGCGGCTTCGTCATGAGCTTCACCGACATCACCGAGTTCCGCGAGGCCGAGCGCGCCCTCAAGGAAGCCAACGAGAGCCTGGAACGGCGCGTCGCCGAGCGGACCCAGGAACTGTCGAAACTCAACCAGGCGCTGACCGAGGCCAAGGCCCACGCCGAAGCGGCCAACCAGTCGAAGACGCGCTTTCTCGCCGCGGTCAGCCATGACCTGATGCAGCCGCTCAATGCCGCACGCCTGTTCTCCGCGGCCCTGGCCCACCAGGACGAAGCCCTGCCGGTGGAGGCCCAGGAACTGGTGCGCCACCTGGACAGCTCGCTGCGCTCGGCCGAGGATCTGATCACCGACCTGCTGGACATCTCGCGCCTGGAAAACGGCCGCATCGCCCCGGACCGACATCCCTTCGCCCTGGCCAGCCTGTTCGACACCCTCGCCGCCGAGTTTGGCGTGCTGGCCGCCGAGCAGGGCATCGATCTGCGCGTGCGGGGCAGCAGGCAGTGGGTCGACAGCGACATCAAGCTGCTGCGGCGCATTCTGCAGAACTTCCTCACCAACGCCTTCCGCTACGCCAAGGGGCGTGTGGTGCTGGGCGTGCGCCGCGAGGGCGAGCACCTGCGCCTGGAAGTCTGGGACCGCGGTGCGGGCATTCCCGAGGACAAGCGCAAGGTGATCTTCGAAGAGTTCAAGCGTCTGGACAGCCACCAGACCCGAGCGGAAAAGGGGCTCGGCCTGGGCCTGGCGATTGCCGACGGGCTGTGCCGCGTTCTCTCACACCGTCTGGAGGTTCGCTCCTGGCCGGGCAAGGGCAGCGTGTTCAGCGTCAGCGTGCCGCTGGCGAGAAAACCCGCACCCAAGCCGCAGGGGCCCGCCTCGCAGGCCGCAGACGGCCAGCCGCTGCACGGCACCCAGGTGATCTGCATCGACAACGAGGACAGCATTCTCACCGGCATGCACAGCCTGCTGTCACGCTGGGGCTGCCAGGTGTGGACGGCGCGCAACCGCCTGGAATGCGAGCATCTGCTCAGCGAGGACGTGCGTCCGCAACTGGCCCTGATCGACTATCACCTGGACGAAGGCGAGACCGGCACCGAACTGATGGCCTGGCTGCGCACCCGTCTGGGCGAACCGGTACCTGGCGTGGTGATCAGCGCCGACGGCCGCCCGGAACTGGTGGCCGAGGTACATGCGGCGGGGCTCGACTACCTGCCCAAACCGGTCAAGCCGGCGGCCCTGCGTGCCCTGCTCAGCCGCCATCTGGCATTGCGCGGTTAATCGAGCGGCTGCTTTCCGCGAGGGTTCGCCGCTGGTGGCAGCCTAACCCTGGCTGCGCTGCAGAAACCCCTGCAGCAGCCGGTGCACCCGTTCGCTCAGCTCGCGGTTGGCCGCCACCGGCAGGCCGCGCGCCAGCTCGGCCTCGACCACTTGCTCGACCAGTGGCCGCAGACGCAGCAATTGCGTGCTGAGGTCTTCCAGCTGGTCGGCACGGGGCAGCGCACTCTGCAGCAATGGATTGACCAGATGCCCGACGATCATCTGCACGATGCCGGTGGATACCTGCTCGACATGCCGGCGAATCGACTCCAGCTCATCCAGCAGCGCCGGCAGCGGAATACCGGCGCGGTACAGCTCGACACCCGCGGCAAACAGACGCGGGCTGGGCACGCTGAGGTGGTCGCCGGCGAACTGCAGCAGGCCCATGGCCTGGGCGCGATCGATCAGCTCGTCGTCCAGATCGTCCGCGAAGATCGCCTGCAGCTCGGCGAACTCCAGCCGTCCGGGCTGTTCGGGCTCTCCGGGGCCGCGGATGGCCTGTTCCAGGCCCAGCACATGCGCCAGATCGCGCCCCTGCGACCAGGCCTCGAACAGCTCGCGAATATTGGCGATGCTGTAGCCGCGCTCGAGCAACTGGCCGATCAGGCGCAGGCGCGCCAGATGCTCGCCACTGTAGATGCCGACTCGCCCGCGCCGCTCGGGCGGCGGCAGCAGACCGCGATCCTGGTACGCGCGCACGTTGCGCACCGTGGTCTGCGCGGCCTGGGCCAGCTCGTCGACCGTGTATTCGGCGACAGCCGCCGCGGCCACGGGGGCGGCGCTGCCGAGCAGGCGCTGGAGAAACAGAGAAGTCGGAGTCATGGCGCGATCATAGCGTCGCGCTTCGCCGGCCAACAACCGCGCGCATCCCCCCAACCAAGGGCTGGACTTGCCCTTCGCGCCAGGCCCGATAACGGCCACGAAAGCCGCGCGATCCCGGCAGTAGAGCGGCTGCTGCCTCCAAGTGACAGGAAAGTGCCGATGCCCACACGACGCCGGACCGGCTAGGCAAGGGCAGGCGCAGGGCAAACAATGACATCAGACGATGTCATCCTGATCAGCGGAGCCCGCCATGCCTGCAACAGTCCTGCCACCCGCCCCGTTCGGTGCCGACCTGTGAACGCCCCGCTGCACCGCCGCGAGCTGCCAGCGCAGCGCTGCCACGTGCAGGGGGACGGCGTACGCCTGCAGGCCTATGTCTGGGGCAAGGCCGACGGACCGACCCTGCTGCTGGTCCATGGTTACCCGGACAGCCACGAGATCTGGCTGCCGCTGGTGAGCGAGCTGGCTGCCGACTACCGCATCCTCGCCTACGACGTGCGCGGCCATGGCGCCTCGCAGGCGCCGCGACGGCTGCGCGATTATCGCCTGGAGCGGCTGGCGAACGATCTGGAAGCGGTGATCCGCGCACTCAGCCCGCAGCAGCCGGTGCACCTGGTGGCCCACGACTGGGGGTCGATCCAGAGCTGGGAAGCGGTGACCGAGCCGCGCATCCAGCCGTTACTGGCTTCCTATACCAGCATTTCCGGACCCTGCCTGGACCACGTTGGCCACTGGATGCGCCAGCGCATCAGCCTGCGCAGTCCAGGCGCTCTGCGGCAGGTGCTCGGCCAGCTGCTCAGTTCCTGGTACATCGCCCTGTTCCACATCCCGCTGCTGCCGGAGCTGTGCTGGCGCCTGGGTCTGGACCGCGCCTGGCCCTGGCTGCTGCGCCGCGTGGAGGGCGTGCACGGCCTGCCGCCCAGCAGCACGCAACGCAGCGACGGCATGCGCGGGGTGCAGCTGTATCGCGCCAACTTCGTCCGCAGCCTGTTCAGCCCGCGGGCGCGCAGTACCCGCGTGCCGGTGCAGCTGATCGTGCCTCTGGCCGACCGTTTCGTACGTCCGCAACTGTTCGACGACCTGCCGCA
Coding sequences:
- a CDS encoding alpha/beta fold hydrolase; amino-acid sequence: MNAPLHRRELPAQRCHVQGDGVRLQAYVWGKADGPTLLLVHGYPDSHEIWLPLVSELAADYRILAYDVRGHGASQAPRRLRDYRLERLANDLEAVIRALSPQQPVHLVAHDWGSIQSWEAVTEPRIQPLLASYTSISGPCLDHVGHWMRQRISLRSPGALRQVLGQLLSSWYIALFHIPLLPELCWRLGLDRAWPWLLRRVEGVHGLPPSSTQRSDGMRGVQLYRANFVRSLFSPRARSTRVPVQLIVPLADRFVRPQLFDDLPHWAPSLTRRDVRGGHWRVLAEPKALAGWIREHVTRMEEDQGVSKPPAG
- a CDS encoding GNAT family N-acetyltransferase codes for the protein MFKPQLVTLQRGALRLEPLADADIPALVALAEANRDELLYMSGTQPLDWYRSALAELREQRALPFAIRLGEQLVGTTRFGDFMNSLPACEIGWTWLDRAQHGSGLNASIKYLMLKHAFDNWGMVRVQLKTAASNLRSQRAIEKLGAAREGLLRNHRRLADGRLDDTVLYSITDQEWPQVRAALEARFGG
- a CDS encoding MerR family transcriptional regulator — protein: MTPTSLFLQRLLGSAAPVAAAAVAEYTVDELAQAAQTTVRNVRAYQDRGLLPPPERRGRVGIYSGEHLARLRLIGQLLERGYSIANIRELFEAWSQGRDLAHVLGLEQAIRGPGEPEQPGRLEFAELQAIFADDLDDELIDRAQAMGLLQFAGDHLSVPSPRLFAAGVELYRAGIPLPALLDELESIRRHVEQVSTGIVQMIVGHLVNPLLQSALPRADQLEDLSTQLLRLRPLVEQVVEAELARGLPVAANRELSERVHRLLQGFLQRSQG
- a CDS encoding helix-turn-helix transcriptional regulator, translating into MQPLTGSERARFSASDDLHGLELLSARFVEHRFAPHVHDGHVIAVLEAGAERYRYRGVDHLAGAGSIALLNPDEVHTGSKGVEQGWQYRVFYPQPGTFEALLAELESPPAAPPMFHDSVHHDPLLASRLSALHRLLEDPHSEALQRQTLWREAMLELLQRYARLPAPRGVGQEPRAVALAKELLASQLSEPPSLEELAAAVNLSPFHFARVFRRATGLPPHAWLRQRRLEQARTLLRSGCSALSVAMQLGFADQSHLSRQFKQTYGVSPGEYRSAVARG
- a CDS encoding imelysin family protein, which codes for MIRMPLASASLLAIAISLAGCGDDKAPATQAAAPAASSESTAAAGAAQVDEAAAKAVVNHYADLALAVFSDAASTGKALQSAVDALLADPSEATLKAAREAWLAARVPYMQTEVFRFGNPVVDEWEGQLNAWPLDEGLIDYVADDYQHALGNPGAQANIIANTEIQVGEDKIDVAEITGELLASLNELGGSEANVATGYHAIEFLLWGQDLNGTNPGAGERPYTDYLVGEGATGGHNERRRTYLKVATDLLVSDLNDMVEQWKDGVEGNYRSELVADSGENGLRKMLFGMGSLSLGELAGERMKVALEANSTEDEHDCFSDNTHNSHFYNGKGIRNVYLGEYKKVDGSTLSGPSLSELVAKVDAQADASLKADLQATEAKLQALVDSAEKNNVHFDQLIAEDNAEGQQLVRDAIAALVKQTGAIEQAAAKLGISDLNPDTADHEF
- a CDS encoding hybrid sensor histidine kinase/response regulator codes for the protein MSLSPGLIAAVALIYMAILFAIAFYGDRRGTPMPPKVRAWVYSLSLAVYCTSWTFFGAVGQAAEQLWSFLPIYLGPTILLLTMPWVLQKMVMISKQENITSIADFIAARYGKSQSLAVVVALICLVGVLPYIALQLKGIVLGVNLLIGIDPQTIGTSAQDTALIVSLALALFTILFGTRNLDVTEHHRGMVLAIAFESLVKLLAFLAVGAFVTFGLYNGVGDLLAQARVTAELDDFWAKPVNWPAMLVQTGMAMIAIVCLPRQFHVTVVENIEPKDLRLARWVFPAYLMLAALFVVPIALAGQMLLPAGITPDSFVISLPLAEAHPSLAVLAFIGGASAATGMVIVASVALSTMISNDMLLPWLLRRQSTERPFEAFRHWMLTARRVSIVLILLLAYVCYRLLGEGTSLATIGQVSFAAIGQLAPAMFGALVWKQANRRGVFAGLIFGAILWFYTLVLPLAARGMGWSLESFPGLTTLLYAPLGLQVDPLTRGVVLSLAGNLLLFAWVSWFSRTRVSEHWQAGRFIGHDLGTKPSNRSLLAVQVEDLLALASRFVGEERARQSFARFALRQGKGKDFDPNQPANSEWIAHTERLLAGVLGASSTRAVVKAAIEGREMQVEDVVRIVDEASEVLQFNRALLQGAIENITQGISVVDQNLRLVAWNHRYLELFDYPDGLIYVGRPIAEIIRFNAERGMLGSGDVEENVAKRLYWMRQGTAHSYERVFPNGRVIELIGNPMPGGGFVMSFTDITEFREAERALKEANESLERRVAERTQELSKLNQALTEAKAHAEAANQSKTRFLAAVSHDLMQPLNAARLFSAALAHQDEALPVEAQELVRHLDSSLRSAEDLITDLLDISRLENGRIAPDRHPFALASLFDTLAAEFGVLAAEQGIDLRVRGSRQWVDSDIKLLRRILQNFLTNAFRYAKGRVVLGVRREGEHLRLEVWDRGAGIPEDKRKVIFEEFKRLDSHQTRAEKGLGLGLAIADGLCRVLSHRLEVRSWPGKGSVFSVSVPLARKPAPKPQGPASQAADGQPLHGTQVICIDNEDSILTGMHSLLSRWGCQVWTARNRLECEHLLSEDVRPQLALIDYHLDEGETGTELMAWLRTRLGEPVPGVVISADGRPELVAEVHAAGLDYLPKPVKPAALRALLSRHLALRG